A window of the Coriobacteriia bacterium genome harbors these coding sequences:
- a CDS encoding amidophosphoribosyltransferase: MRDPAEDQLLEERPDRPEEACGVFAVYAPGEDVARLTYFGLHALQHRGQESAGIAVGDNDTVTVTKNLGLVSRVFKESDLDSLPGDVAIGHTRYSTTGSSTAWENAQPHLSAIGHQVIALAHNGNLVNTAELRDALVVQGIRFRSTTDSEVMTTLVGYFTQKTGHIREGIRETMKLIKGAYSVVLTTENAVYAFRDPSGVRPLVLGKLDDRGWIVASETCALDIVGAESVRDIAPGEMIKISANGVEAEQAVPAGKSSLCMFEYVYFARPDSEFGDCSLYEARRRMGEALAHEAPADADFVIGVPDSGIPAATGFAHESGLPYGEGLAKNRYVGRTFISPSQTIRQQGIRLKLNPLKHAIRGKRLVVVDDSIVRGNTTKKLIALLREAGAAEVHMRITSPPVVWPCFYGIDTDTQEQLIGATKTVEEIREHIGADSLAYLSLDSMVAATGTSKDDFCLACFDGKYPIEIPESVKSGKLALERC; this comes from the coding sequence ATGCGTGATCCCGCCGAGGACCAGCTCCTCGAAGAGCGCCCTGATCGCCCCGAAGAAGCGTGCGGGGTATTCGCCGTATACGCTCCCGGTGAGGATGTCGCGCGGCTGACGTACTTCGGGCTGCACGCCCTCCAGCACCGCGGACAGGAGTCCGCCGGCATCGCGGTGGGCGACAACGACACCGTCACAGTCACCAAGAACCTCGGCCTGGTTTCTCGCGTCTTCAAGGAAAGCGACCTCGACTCGCTGCCCGGCGACGTCGCCATCGGCCACACGCGCTACTCGACGACCGGTTCGTCCACCGCCTGGGAGAACGCGCAGCCGCACCTCTCGGCGATCGGACACCAGGTCATCGCTCTCGCGCACAACGGCAACCTCGTCAACACCGCGGAACTTCGCGACGCGCTCGTCGTGCAGGGCATCCGCTTCCGCTCGACCACCGACTCCGAGGTCATGACCACGCTAGTGGGCTACTTCACACAGAAGACCGGCCATATTCGCGAGGGCATCCGCGAGACGATGAAGCTCATCAAGGGCGCCTACTCGGTCGTTCTGACCACGGAGAACGCCGTCTACGCGTTCCGCGATCCGAGCGGCGTTCGCCCGCTCGTGCTCGGCAAGCTCGACGATCGCGGCTGGATCGTCGCAAGCGAGACGTGCGCGCTCGATATCGTGGGTGCGGAGTCCGTGCGTGACATCGCCCCCGGCGAGATGATCAAGATCAGCGCCAACGGCGTCGAGGCCGAGCAGGCCGTGCCCGCCGGCAAGTCGTCGTTGTGCATGTTCGAGTACGTCTACTTCGCGCGTCCCGACTCCGAGTTCGGCGACTGCTCGCTGTATGAGGCGCGCCGTCGGATGGGCGAGGCGCTTGCCCACGAAGCGCCGGCCGACGCGGACTTCGTCATCGGCGTACCGGACTCCGGCATCCCGGCTGCGACCGGTTTCGCGCACGAGAGCGGCCTGCCGTACGGCGAGGGCCTCGCGAAGAATCGCTACGTGGGGCGCACGTTCATCAGCCCGAGTCAGACGATCCGCCAGCAGGGCATCCGGCTGAAGCTCAACCCGCTCAAGCACGCGATTCGCGGCAAGCGGCTCGTGGTCGTCGACGACTCGATCGTGCGTGGGAACACCACCAAGAAGCTCATCGCGCTGCTGCGCGAGGCTGGCGCGGCCGAGGTGCACATGCGCATCACCTCGCCGCCGGTCGTGTGGCCGTGCTTCTACGGCATCGACACCGATACGCAGGAGCAGCTCATCGGCGCGACGAAGACCGTCGAAGAGATTCGAGAGCACATCGGCGCCGACTCGCTCGCGTATCTTTCGCTCGATTCGATGGTGGCGGCGACCGGCACGAGCAAGGACGACTTCTGCCTCGCGTGCTTCGACGGCAAGTACCCCATCGAGATCCCTGAGTCCGTGAAGTCCGGCAAGCTCGCACTCGAGCGCTGCTGA
- a CDS encoding NAD-binding protein: MNTVIIGGGKVGASLAKSLSESGDTVTVVEVNPERCEVLTQKLPKVTIICGDGDEPYVLDEANARSADAIVAATGHDEDNLVVCLLGKYEYGAAKTIARINNGDNAWLFNDRFGVDIPVSNTAIMAEVLRHVSLGDIVTMLQLKADNMVIDEVVLPGDSDVVGKRLADLRLPEGCQVMVIVSEAGVVVPRGDTVLNAGDELLILAKNEREAELKQLFSSGG; the protein is encoded by the coding sequence GTGAACACAGTCATCATCGGCGGGGGAAAAGTAGGAGCGAGCCTCGCCAAATCGCTTTCGGAGTCCGGTGACACCGTCACCGTCGTCGAGGTGAACCCCGAGCGCTGCGAAGTGCTCACCCAGAAGCTCCCCAAGGTCACCATCATTTGCGGCGACGGCGACGAGCCGTACGTGCTCGACGAGGCCAACGCCCGCTCGGCCGACGCGATCGTTGCCGCGACCGGTCACGACGAGGACAACCTCGTGGTGTGTCTGCTCGGCAAGTACGAGTACGGTGCGGCCAAGACCATCGCGCGCATCAACAACGGCGACAATGCGTGGCTGTTCAACGACCGCTTCGGTGTGGACATCCCTGTGAGCAACACCGCGATCATGGCCGAGGTCCTGCGTCACGTGAGCCTGGGCGACATCGTCACGATGCTGCAGCTCAAGGCAGACAACATGGTCATCGATGAGGTCGTGCTTCCGGGCGATTCAGACGTCGTAGGCAAGCGGCTTGCGGACCTGAGACTGCCGGAAGGCTGTCAGGTTATGGTCATCGTGTCCGAGGCAGGCGTCGTGGTACCTCGCGGCGATACAGTGCTCAACGCGGGCGATGAGCTGCTGATTCTCGCCAAGAACGAGCGGGAGGCGGAGCTCAAGCAGCTCTTCTCGTCGGGCGGTTAG
- a CDS encoding phosphoribosylglycinamide formyltransferase: MTIRLGVLISGSGTNLQAIIDAIDAGRLDAQVGVVISNHASARGLDRARKHDIDAVFVDRGSFDSPRAYNAEIRDVLRNHGVDWVVMAGYMRLLGREVLDFFPNHVLNIHPAMLPSFPGANGIHDAWAYGVKVTGVTVHIANEVFDEGAIIAQEPVVIAEDDTIETLEAKIHAVEHEMYPRVLGWIADGRVEIIGRKVKIAAR; this comes from the coding sequence ATGACCATTCGGCTTGGCGTACTCATCAGCGGCTCCGGCACCAATCTGCAGGCGATCATCGATGCGATCGATGCGGGGCGTCTCGACGCGCAGGTCGGCGTCGTCATCAGCAACCATGCCTCGGCCCGAGGGCTCGACCGCGCGCGCAAGCACGACATCGACGCGGTCTTCGTCGACCGCGGCTCGTTCGATTCGCCGCGCGCCTACAACGCCGAAATCCGCGACGTGCTGCGCAACCACGGCGTCGACTGGGTCGTCATGGCCGGCTACATGCGCCTTCTCGGCCGAGAAGTCCTCGACTTCTTCCCCAACCACGTGCTCAACATCCACCCGGCGATGCTACCGAGCTTCCCGGGTGCAAACGGCATCCACGATGCCTGGGCCTACGGCGTCAAGGTGACCGGCGTGACCGTACACATCGCCAACGAGGTCTTTGACGAAGGCGCAATCATCGCGCAGGAACCCGTCGTGATCGCCGAGGACGACACCATCGAGACCCTCGAGGCCAAGATCCACGCCGTCGAGCATGAGATGTATCCGCGCGTGCTGGGCTGGATCGCCGATGGCCGCGTCGAGATCATCGGCCGCAAGGTGAAGATCGCCGCGCGATGA
- the purL gene encoding phosphoribosylformylglycinamidine synthase subunit PurL: MANTLAVELGLKLEEYGKVVEILGRHATVTELYMYSLMWSEHCSYKHSRKALRMFPNDGPHVLQGPGENAGVIGVGDGWAVAFKMESHNHPSAIEPYQGAATGVGGIIRDIFTMGARPIASLNSLRFGTLDKPRQRYLFEGSVAGIGGYGNCLGVPTVGGEVYFEEAYEGNCLINAMSIGVMREEEIIRATASGPGNLVLLIGSTTGRDGIGGASVLASQEFDERAEDKRPAVQVGDPFEEKLLIEACLELLSGKLLVGLGDCGAAGLTSCISEMADRGGMGVDIDVEKIPAREDEMKPFEFMVSESQERMVAVLTPENLDAAQAICTKWGLRSTVIGTVTETSRFVVRAGDEVVADMPASTLAGDAPIYDPAMTRPAYLDETQAFDPMTLALPTEKPELSATLLQLLASPNICSRRWIWEQYDHQVILNTVVLPGSDAAVLRIGEDGRGIAVSSDCNGRYCYLDPYVGAQIALAEASRNVACAGGEPAAITDCLNFGNPEKPEVFWTFYEAIRGLSDACKAWGIPVISGNVSFYNESFGSPIYPTPTVGLVGVMDDVTKHATACFKDAGDVVFLLGESLEELGGSEYLKIAHGMVAGRPPALDLELEHDVQEVIREAIGACLVKSAHDCSEGGIAVSLAECCIAGRIGADVHLHDDLHPAASLFGETQSRIVVTVAEPDAEEFVTCLLNHQVPYSVIGTVGGDSLSICERLDIPVADLAAAFEPTLERLVHGG, from the coding sequence ATCGCCAACACACTCGCCGTCGAACTCGGGCTCAAGCTCGAGGAGTACGGCAAGGTCGTCGAGATTCTCGGTAGGCATGCGACGGTGACCGAGCTCTACATGTACTCGCTCATGTGGAGCGAGCACTGCAGCTACAAGCACTCGCGCAAGGCCCTGCGCATGTTCCCCAACGACGGGCCGCACGTACTCCAGGGTCCGGGCGAGAACGCCGGCGTCATCGGCGTGGGTGATGGCTGGGCGGTCGCCTTCAAAATGGAGTCGCACAACCACCCGAGCGCCATCGAGCCCTACCAGGGCGCGGCGACCGGCGTCGGCGGGATCATCCGTGACATCTTCACGATGGGCGCGCGTCCCATTGCCTCGCTCAACTCGCTTCGCTTCGGCACGCTCGACAAGCCGCGTCAGCGCTACCTCTTCGAAGGCTCGGTCGCCGGTATCGGCGGCTACGGCAACTGCCTCGGCGTCCCCACTGTGGGCGGCGAGGTCTACTTCGAGGAAGCCTACGAGGGCAACTGCCTCATCAACGCCATGTCGATTGGCGTCATGCGCGAGGAAGAGATCATCCGAGCCACGGCCTCAGGCCCCGGCAACCTCGTGCTGCTCATCGGCTCGACGACCGGCCGAGACGGTATCGGCGGCGCTTCTGTGCTCGCGAGCCAGGAGTTCGACGAGCGTGCCGAGGACAAGCGCCCGGCCGTGCAGGTCGGCGACCCGTTCGAGGAGAAGCTGCTCATCGAGGCATGCCTCGAGCTGCTCAGTGGCAAGCTCCTCGTGGGCCTGGGCGACTGCGGCGCAGCAGGCCTGACCAGCTGTATCTCGGAGATGGCCGACCGCGGCGGCATGGGCGTCGACATCGACGTCGAGAAGATCCCCGCGCGCGAAGACGAGATGAAGCCGTTCGAGTTCATGGTCTCGGAGTCGCAGGAGCGCATGGTCGCGGTCCTCACCCCCGAGAACCTCGACGCCGCGCAGGCCATCTGCACGAAGTGGGGCCTGCGCTCCACCGTCATCGGTACGGTGACCGAGACCAGCCGCTTCGTCGTGCGCGCCGGCGATGAGGTCGTTGCCGATATGCCCGCCTCAACGCTCGCGGGCGACGCACCGATCTACGACCCCGCAATGACGCGCCCGGCGTACCTCGACGAGACGCAGGCGTTCGACCCGATGACACTCGCTCTTCCCACCGAGAAGCCCGAGCTGAGCGCCACCCTCCTGCAGCTGCTGGCAAGTCCCAACATCTGCTCGCGTCGCTGGATATGGGAGCAGTACGACCACCAGGTCATCCTCAACACCGTGGTGCTGCCGGGCAGTGATGCCGCCGTGCTGCGCATCGGCGAGGACGGCCGCGGGATCGCGGTCTCATCGGACTGCAACGGCCGCTACTGCTACCTCGACCCGTACGTAGGTGCGCAGATCGCGCTCGCGGAGGCGTCGCGCAACGTCGCGTGCGCGGGCGGCGAGCCGGCAGCGATCACCGACTGCCTCAACTTCGGCAATCCCGAGAAGCCTGAGGTGTTCTGGACCTTCTACGAGGCCATCCGCGGTCTCTCGGATGCCTGTAAGGCGTGGGGGATCCCGGTCATCAGCGGCAACGTCAGCTTCTACAACGAGTCGTTCGGCTCGCCGATCTACCCGACGCCTACCGTCGGTCTCGTGGGCGTCATGGACGACGTGACCAAGCACGCCACCGCCTGCTTCAAGGACGCCGGCGATGTGGTCTTCCTGCTCGGCGAGTCGCTTGAGGAACTTGGCGGCAGCGAGTACCTCAAGATCGCGCATGGCATGGTTGCGGGACGCCCGCCGGCGCTCGACCTCGAGCTCGAGCACGACGTGCAGGAGGTCATCCGCGAGGCGATTGGCGCGTGTCTCGTGAAGAGCGCGCACGACTGCTCCGAGGGCGGCATCGCGGTCTCGCTGGCCGAGTGCTGCATCGCCGGGCGTATCGGCGCAGACGTCCACCTGCACGACGACCTGCATCCCGCGGCATCGCTCTTCGGCGAGACGCAGTCGCGCATCGTGGTGACGGTGGCGGAGCCCGACGCCGAGGAGTTCGTGACGTGTCTGCTCAACCATCAGGTGCCCTACAGCGTCATCGGCACCGTGGGCGGCGATTCGCTCTCGATCTGCGAGCGGCTCGATATCCCTGTGGCTGACCTGGCGGCGGCATTCGAGCCCACTCTCGAGCGGCTCGTTCACGGCGGGTAA
- a CDS encoding TrkA family potassium uptake protein, with translation MRVIIGGCGRVGALLANQFETGGNDVVVIDKDPGAFRRLGKMYRGETVRGMIFDRDVLEKSQIARSDAFVAVTSGDNSNVVAATIAREMYRVPKVVARIFDPRRAEIYRRLGIQTVSSVAWASNEIVSLVMFQHTVRDVSLGGGEVQLVRVSIPPRLAGRSVSDLTSPTEIMPVAIVRAGSSFMPTTHEIFQDGDVIEVAVLTSAMSRFESMTNP, from the coding sequence ATGAGAGTGATTATCGGAGGGTGCGGCAGAGTCGGCGCACTGCTCGCGAACCAGTTCGAGACGGGGGGCAACGACGTCGTCGTCATCGACAAGGACCCCGGAGCGTTTCGACGGCTCGGCAAGATGTATCGCGGTGAGACCGTGCGCGGCATGATCTTCGACCGCGACGTGCTCGAGAAGTCGCAGATCGCACGCTCGGACGCGTTCGTCGCCGTGACGAGCGGCGACAACTCCAACGTGGTCGCGGCGACGATTGCGCGTGAGATGTATCGGGTGCCGAAGGTCGTAGCGCGCATCTTCGATCCTCGCCGAGCCGAGATCTACCGACGCCTGGGCATTCAGACGGTGTCGTCGGTGGCGTGGGCGAGCAATGAGATCGTGTCGCTTGTCATGTTCCAGCACACGGTTCGCGACGTCAGTCTCGGCGGTGGCGAGGTCCAGCTCGTGCGGGTGTCGATCCCGCCGAGGCTCGCAGGCCGCTCGGTGAGCGATCTGACGAGCCCCACCGAGATCATGCCGGTGGCCATCGTGCGTGCCGGCAGCTCGTTCATGCCGACGACGCACGAGATCTTCCAAGACGGCGACGTGATAGAAGTTGCCGTGCTGACATCGGCGATGAGCCGCTTCGAGAGCATGACCAACCCCTAA
- a CDS encoding phosphoribosylformylglycinamidine cyclo-ligase, producing the protein MTDERTPITYRDAGVDTAEGGRAVDRIRAAVKSTYRPEVIGDIGGFGGLFSAAAFKGMDDPVMVSGTDGVGTKLLLAQKLGKHDTVGIDLVAMCANDIIVTGAEPLFFLDYVAIGKLDSELVGSVVEGIAEGCRQAGCSLIGGEMAEHPDVMEPGDYDLSGFCVGVVDRPKMIDGSTVAPGDVVLGLASSGLHSNGFSLVRKVLVDGHEAELTLPRVDLGGETLGAALLTPTRIYVSAVKALLESGVPVKALAHITGGGITENLDRVLPENADALVARGSWPVPRVIELAVEAAALPEDEAYKTFNMGIGMMVVLDAKAAPEAAAVLRAAGEQVFEVGEIVSGEGKVRYR; encoded by the coding sequence GTGACTGACGAACGCACCCCGATCACCTACCGCGACGCCGGCGTCGACACCGCAGAGGGAGGGCGCGCGGTCGACAGGATTCGGGCCGCGGTCAAGTCCACCTACCGTCCCGAGGTCATCGGTGACATCGGCGGGTTCGGCGGGTTGTTCTCGGCGGCGGCGTTCAAGGGTATGGACGACCCCGTGATGGTTAGCGGCACCGACGGTGTGGGCACGAAGCTGCTGCTCGCGCAGAAGCTCGGCAAGCACGACACGGTCGGCATCGACCTCGTCGCCATGTGCGCGAACGACATCATCGTCACCGGCGCCGAGCCGCTGTTCTTCCTCGACTACGTCGCGATCGGCAAGCTCGATAGCGAGCTCGTGGGCAGCGTCGTCGAAGGCATCGCCGAGGGCTGCAGGCAGGCAGGCTGCTCACTCATCGGCGGGGAGATGGCCGAGCACCCCGACGTCATGGAGCCTGGTGACTACGACCTGTCGGGCTTCTGCGTGGGTGTCGTCGATCGCCCCAAGATGATCGACGGCTCGACGGTGGCCCCCGGCGACGTCGTGCTGGGCCTTGCATCGAGCGGACTGCACTCCAACGGCTTCTCGCTCGTGCGCAAGGTCCTCGTTGACGGCCATGAGGCCGAGCTGACGCTCCCGCGCGTGGATCTGGGTGGCGAGACCCTCGGGGCCGCGCTGCTCACGCCTACGCGCATCTACGTGTCCGCAGTGAAGGCGCTGCTCGAGTCGGGCGTGCCCGTCAAGGCGCTCGCGCACATCACCGGCGGCGGTATCACCGAGAACCTCGACCGCGTGCTGCCCGAGAACGCCGATGCGCTCGTCGCCCGCGGCTCGTGGCCGGTGCCGCGCGTCATCGAACTCGCGGTCGAAGCGGCCGCGCTGCCCGAGGACGAGGCGTACAAGACGTTCAACATGGGGATCGGCATGATGGTCGTGCTCGATGCGAAAGCAGCGCCCGAAGCCGCCGCAGTACTTCGCGCGGCGGGAGAGCAGGTCTTCGAGGTCGGTGAGATCGTCAGCGGCGAGGGGAAGGTGCGCTACCGATGA